A stretch of DNA from Dokdonia sp. PRO95:
GAGTTTCACATTTTCGCGAAAGCGGTCTGCAAGTGTAATCGCTCATATCTTTAAAAATCTCAAAGAAGATCTTGATGGGAATATAGGGTTGTATAATGATGCGTTTAATAATAATTGTGTGGGTGATGCTTTTCAAGAAGCTGGAGTGCCCACTGTATTATTTGAAGCTGGTCACTATCCAGACGATTATGCTAGGGAGAAAACTAGAGCCTACGTATTTGCAGCATTATTATATGCGATTGAAGCTTGTAGTAAGGAGCTGGTTTATGATATAAGTGCTTATAAAGAAATCCCTGAGCATAGTGCTTGTTATGTTGATGCACATGTAAAAGATGGAGAAGAAAAGCGTGGGGTCTATTATGTAGAACGAGTAGAGGATGGGGAGATAATTTTTGAACCTACAATGCTGGAGGCATCTCTGAGCAATGGTAAGTTTGCTCATGCTATACTGGATAATGCATCTGCGTTTAAACTTCCCTAATAAAAATCGATTTAATGCCCTTTTTTAGGGGTAAAATGGCTGCGATAACGTTATCGTGAATTAGATTAAAATATTACAGAATAATCAGTATTATTCTATTATTTTTGCATTATACTCAAAATATACAGTTGCATGGCAAAATTTAAATTAGACGAGGTAGACCACCAAATTCTCGATATGCTTATCGAAAATACGAGAACTCCTTTTACAGATATAGCAAAAAAACTTCTCATTTCTGCAGGTACTGTTCACGTACGTGTTAAGAAAATGGAAGAGGCTGGAATCATTACAGGTTCCTCATTAACACTTGATTACGGAAAATTAGGATACTCTTTTATTGCTTATGTAGGAGTATACATTAATAAGACATCACAAACTACATTTGTACTTGAGCGCATCGCTCAGATTCCTTTTGTAACTGTGGCTCACGTAACTACGGGGAAGTTCAATATCTTCTGTAAGATACGTGCAAGAGATACGAATCATGCAAAGAATGTAATATTCTTACTTGATGATATTGATGGTGTGTACCGCACAGAAACGATGATATCTCTAGAGGAAAGCATCAATGATAAAAAACGATTAATGCACTCTATCTTTCAAGATCTAGTGTAATTACAATAAGACTTCATTTACTAAAACCCTTTCTCTGTTGAGAAAGGGTTTTTTGTTACTTTTAGATTTTAAAACAAACAAGATGACACACACTAGCGAGCTTAAAGCAGGAGAGTATAATGAATATTATAAACAGTACATAGACCAAGTACCTGGCTCGCTAGGAATCGCTCAAGCGCTGGAAACAGGTATGGAAGACACTCGAGATTTCTTTACCTCGCTTTCTGAGGATGAGCTGTTATTACGTTATGAAGAAGGGAAGTGGACTCCTAAGGAAGTGTTGCTGCATCTTATAGACACAGAGCGCATTTTTAGCTATCGCGCATTACGTTTTTCTAGAATGGATAGTACGCCTTTACAAGGTTTTGAGCAAGATGATTTTGTGTTGTCTAGTGATGCAAACAGTCGCACTATAGACTCTCTAATTGCTGAGTATGTGGCTGTAAGGCAGTGTAGTTTATTACTATATGCCTCTATGACAGCGCAGACTATTGCAAACATAGGTACCGCTAGCGGAAGCCCTATGAGTCCTCGCGCAGCGGCATTTATCACAGCTGGGCATGAGCGTCATCACATTAGAATTATAAAAGAGCGATATCTTTAATTTGTAGTGCTAGCTTGGTAATAATCAAAGGCTGCGTGGATAAGGTCATTTGAGACTTGTTTATCGATTACAGGTTTTCCTATGCTTTCTAGAAGTACGAAGTTTATTTGTCCATTGCTGTTTTTCTTATCGTATTTTAAATACTCGATAATGGATGTGATGTCCGCTTTCGCGAAAGCTACCGCATCATACATATCATTAAAGGTTGCGGTAATTTCTTCTAGTTCATCCTGTGATAAACCAGAAAGCGCCACCGAAATGAAACTTTCTAAAATCATCCCAATTGCAATGGCTTCCCCGTGTAACAAGGTGGTTCTATCTTCAGATGCTAGACAATACGACTCAATGGCGTGACCTAATGTGTGCCCATAGTTAAGCGCTTTGCGAATGTTTTGCTCCCGTGGGTCTTCTATAACAATATTATTCTTGATGATAATACTCTCGTAGATGAGTTGGCTCAAGTCATCTGTTGTCATGGCGCTCAAGTCTTTGAGCTTATCCCAATACGTTCTATCTGCCACGAGACCGTGCTTGTACATTTCTGCAAGTCCAGAACGTAATTCTTCTGGAGGTAAGGTTGCAAGAAAGCCACCGTCTATCAATACCATCTGCGGATTGTTAATTACCCCGATTAAGTTCTTCAATGTACCTAGATCCACACCAGTCTTACCACCTACACTAGCATCTACCATTGAGAGTAAAGAGGTAGGAACGTTTATAAAATCCATACCACGTTTAAAAGTGCTTGCTACAAAACCACCAAGGTCTGTGACAACCCCACCACCTACATTTATAATAAGTCCTTTTCTGTCTGCATCTAGATTTGCAAGTGCATCCCATACACCAGTACAGGTTTCTATAGTCTTATTAATCTCGCCATGAGGAATCTCTATAACCTCAATAGGAATCTCTGTGGCGAGATTACCTAAAAACGGTGCAAGACAATGCTCGTGTGTATGCTCATCTACGATAACGAAGATCTTGCTGTAGTTGCTCTGTAGTAGTAATACATTAAGGGCATCATATCCAGATTCATTAAAAACGATGTCGTAAGAAGCGGCTTGTATGGCAGTCATTATTTTTGAAATTTTAACGATTGCAAATTACTCACTTTTGAGTAAAAAAAGTTTAAAGTGGGTGTATATTTGTGTAACAAATATATTGATATGCAAACCTCTCTTTTTGAAAATACTGAAACTGCATTTGCTCTTAAATCAGATAGCGAACTAGAACGCGCTTACTTTTTATTTAAAATGATTTCTAAAGAACCGCTTGTGCGCATAGGTACAGCGGCTGCCCGTTTTGCACTTGGTGCAAACTTACCTGTAGAAGGTCTTATACGCTCTACAGTATTTGATCATTTTTGTGGTGGTGTAAATGAGCAGGACTGTATGACCTCGGTAGATAAGCTTTATAGTGCAAATGTATGCTCTGTACTAGACTACTCTGTAGAAGGAAAAGAAGAAGCAGCATCTTTTGATGAGTGCATGAATAAGGTGATTGGTCTGGTGGAGTTTGCAGATGAGAAAGAAGCGATGCCTATTGTTGTTTTTAAACCTACAGGCGTTGGCCGTTTTGCTATCTGGCAAAAGCTTACAGAAGGAGAAGAACTAGATGCCAAAGAGCAAGTAGAGTGGGAGCGCATCAAAGAACGTGTAAACGCAATATGCAAGATTGCTTACGAGCGTGATGTAGAAGTATTGATAGATGGAGAAGAGTCATGGATGCAAAGCGCTGCAGATGATCTTGTGGCAGAAATGATGGCACTATACAATAAGGAAAAGCCTATAGTATACAACACACTACAGTGCTACCGTCATGATCGCTTAGACTACTTAAAGAAATTGCACCTAGAAGCCCGAGCTCGCGGATTTAAGATAGGTATAAAAGTTGTGCGTGGTGCTTATATGGAGAAGGAGAACAAACGAGCAAAAGAAAAAGGATACCCAACCCCTATATGCGATAGCAAACAGGCAACAGATGAAAACTTTAATGCTACTACACGCTATATAATTGAAAACCTAGATGACATATCACTTTTTCTAGGAACGCATAACGAAGACAGTTCGCTACTCGCTGTGAAACTCATGGGAGAAATGGGAATTGCCAAAGAAGACAATAGAGTATGGTTTGGACAGCTTTATGGTATGAGTGATCACATAAGTTTTAATCTAGCTAAGGAAGGCTATAATGTAGCAAAGTACCTTCCATTTGGTCCTGTAAAAGATGTGATGCCTTACTTAATGAGACGAGCAGAGGAGAATACCTCTGTAGCAGGACAAACTAACCGCGAACTCGAATTACTCAAAGCAGAGAAGAAAAGACGCCGATTGTAAAATAAGCGTTATTTAGTTAATTTACACTGAGAAGCAACCACTTATTACTAATTAAATAAAAATGAAAAAGCCCTATAGATTTTATAGGGCTTCTTTCTTTAACCCGCTATCTGTAGCCTTTTATTAATAACTGTACTCCAACTATCTGCAAGTTGTAGTTCGCCGTTAAGCTGCATATTATCTACGTCATATAATGTGAAGCTTACTTCTCGTTCGGTGGCATTAGATGGTGTAAAAGCTAGTGCTACGCGTTCTGTGATAGTAAGTTGCTCACCACCGCTTTTTACATTTCTATGCGCTTTTACTGTCTGGCAGTTCTTAATAGTGGATAAATCTACAGAGGATGATTGTGCTTGTCCATTACTCTCCTTGTAAAAGAAAATGGCATTCAACTCTTTATCTCTTCCTATCACAAAATCTCCACAAAACTCGTAATCACTTATAGTGTGATTTTGAGCATTTGCAATATGATTAAGTGCTTGTAGCATTTTATTTTCTTTCTTCTTTTTATT
This window harbors:
- a CDS encoding winged helix-turn-helix transcriptional regulator, translating into MAKFKLDEVDHQILDMLIENTRTPFTDIAKKLLISAGTVHVRVKKMEEAGIITGSSLTLDYGKLGYSFIAYVGVYINKTSQTTFVLERIAQIPFVTVAHVTTGKFNIFCKIRARDTNHAKNVIFLLDDIDGVYRTETMISLEESINDKKRLMHSIFQDLV
- a CDS encoding DinB family protein, which encodes MTHTSELKAGEYNEYYKQYIDQVPGSLGIAQALETGMEDTRDFFTSLSEDELLLRYEEGKWTPKEVLLHLIDTERIFSYRALRFSRMDSTPLQGFEQDDFVLSSDANSRTIDSLIAEYVAVRQCSLLLYASMTAQTIANIGTASGSPMSPRAAAFITAGHERHHIRIIKERYL
- a CDS encoding proline dehydrogenase family protein, which produces MQTSLFENTETAFALKSDSELERAYFLFKMISKEPLVRIGTAAARFALGANLPVEGLIRSTVFDHFCGGVNEQDCMTSVDKLYSANVCSVLDYSVEGKEEAASFDECMNKVIGLVEFADEKEAMPIVVFKPTGVGRFAIWQKLTEGEELDAKEQVEWERIKERVNAICKIAYERDVEVLIDGEESWMQSAADDLVAEMMALYNKEKPIVYNTLQCYRHDRLDYLKKLHLEARARGFKIGIKVVRGAYMEKENKRAKEKGYPTPICDSKQATDENFNATTRYIIENLDDISLFLGTHNEDSSLLAVKLMGEMGIAKEDNRVWFGQLYGMSDHISFNLAKEGYNVAKYLPFGPVKDVMPYLMRRAEENTSVAGQTNRELELLKAEKKRRRL
- the aroB gene encoding 3-dehydroquinate synthase translates to MTAIQAASYDIVFNESGYDALNVLLLQSNYSKIFVIVDEHTHEHCLAPFLGNLATEIPIEVIEIPHGEINKTIETCTGVWDALANLDADRKGLIINVGGGVVTDLGGFVASTFKRGMDFINVPTSLLSMVDASVGGKTGVDLGTLKNLIGVINNPQMVLIDGGFLATLPPEELRSGLAEMYKHGLVADRTYWDKLKDLSAMTTDDLSQLIYESIIIKNNIVIEDPREQNIRKALNYGHTLGHAIESYCLASEDRTTLLHGEAIAIGMILESFISVALSGLSQDELEEITATFNDMYDAVAFAKADITSIIEYLKYDKKNSNGQINFVLLESIGKPVIDKQVSNDLIHAAFDYYQASTTN